One Penaeus chinensis breed Huanghai No. 1 chromosome 12, ASM1920278v2, whole genome shotgun sequence DNA segment encodes these proteins:
- the LOC125031290 gene encoding 116 kDa U5 small nuclear ribonucleoprotein component-like — MDADLYDEFGNYIGPELDSDDDEEEDDDDDYHDQDQDMNGYDDDDGVGGEEEEVSAQAVVLHEDKQYYPSAADVYGPEVETIVQEEDAQPLTQPIIQPVKVKKFSHVEKDLPATSYNLEFLADLMDNPTLVRNVSLVGHLHHGKSTFIDCLISQTHPEFRSKEDVPVRYTDTLFTEGERGLSIKATPITLVMQDVRNKSYLMNIFDTPGHVNFSDEVTAAMRISDGVVLFIDAAEGVMLNTQRLLKHAVQEHLAITVCINKIDRLILELKLPPQDAYYKLRHIVEEVNSLLLQYTDQENPKTISPLLGNVCFASSQYALCFTLKSFAKLYAQHYGFDLPLDDFARRLWGDIYFNPRTRKFTKKPPTSTSQRSFVEFILEPLYKIFAHIVGDVDTHLLPLMDELGLHMSKEEQRMNIRPLLKLFMTKCIGDFEGFVDMCVQHIPSPQANGKEKVETTYTGPLDVELAENMMACDPEGSLVVHTTKQYPNEDATAFHVFGRVLSGTLHANQDVRVLGEKYTLMDEEDSRILTVGRLWVHEGRYSIEVNAVPAGNWVLIEGIDEPIVKTATITDLPPSSELHIFRPLKFNTQSVIKIAVEPVNPSELPKMLDGLRKVNKSYPLLSNKVEESGEHIILGTGELYLDCVMHDLRKMYSEIDIKVADPVVSFCETVVDTSSLKCFAETPNKRNKITMIAEPLERGLAEDIEGEVVQINWDRRRLGEFFQTRYDWDVLAARSIWSFGPDHSGPNILVDDTLPSEVDKNLLSSVRDSIVQGFQWGTREGPLCEEPIRNCKFKILDAVIAEEPLHRGGGQVIPTARRVAYSAFLMATPRLMEPYYFVEIQAPADCVSSVYTVLTKRRGHVTQDAPVAGSPLYTIKAFIPAIDSFGFETDLRMHTQGQAFCLSVFHHWQIVPGDPLDKSIVIRPLEPQPATHLAREFMIKTRRRKGLSEDVSINKFFDDPMLLELARQDVTLNYA; from the exons ATGGATGCGGACTTGTACGATGAATTCGGCAACTACATTGGCCCAGAGCTGGACTctgatgatgacgaagaggaggatgatgatgacgactacCATGACCAGGACCAGGATATGAatggctatgatgatgatgatggagtaggaggggaagaggaagaggtctcGGCACAGGCAGTGGTGCTGCACGAAGACAAGCAGTATTACCCGAGTGCGGCCGATGTCTATGGTCCTGAGGTGGAAACAATTGTGCAAGAGGAGGACGCACAACCACTGACACAGCCCATCATCCAG CCAGTGAAAGTGAAGAAGTTCAGCCATGTGGAAAAAGACCTGCCAGCCACCAGCTACAACCTGGAGTTCCTTGCTGACCTCATGGATAATCCAACCTTGGTACGCAACGTCTCCCTCGTGGGGCACCTTCACCACGGCAAGAGCACGTTCATCGACTGCTTGATTAGCCAGACTCACCCTGAGTTCAG ATCGAAAGAGGATGTCCCAGTGAGGTACACAGACACACTGTTCACTGAAGGCGAGCGTGGCCTCAGTATCAAGGCAACGCCCATCACCTTGGTCATGCAGGACGTCCGCAACAAGAGCTACCTCATGAACATCTTCGATACACCTGGTCATGTCAATTTCTCTGATGAG GTAACAGCAGCAATGAGAATAAGTGATGGAGTGGTCCTGTTTATTGATGCAGCCGAGGGTGTAATGCTGAATACACAACGCCTGTTAAAGCATGCCGTGCAGGAACACTTAGCCATAACTGTATGTATCAACAAAATTGACCGTCTCATACTGGAACTGAAGCTCCCGCCACAAGATGCTTATTACAAGTTGAGACATATTGTTGAGGAGGTGAACTCCCTCCTACTGCAGTACACTGACCAGGAGAATCCCAAGACCATTTCACCGCTCCTTGGCAACGTCTGCTTTGCGAGTTCTCAGTATGCATTGTGTTTTACCCTCAAGTCTTTTGCCAAGCTTTACGCCCAGCATTATGGCTTTGACCTCCCCCTAGATGACTTTGCCAGGAGACTGTGGGGAGACATCTACTTCAACCCAAGGACGAGGAAGTTTACCAAGAAGCCTCCCACTTCAACATCTCAGAGGAGCTTTGTGGAATTTATCCTGGAACCTCTTTACAAGATATTTGCCCACATTGTTGGTGATGTGGACACACACCTGTTGCCACTGATGGATGAACTTGGGCTCCACATGAGCAAAGAGGAACAACGCATGAATATTCGACCACTGCTGAAACTTTTCATGACGAAGTGCATTGGTGACTTTGAAGGCTTTGTTGACATGTGTGTTCAGCACATTCCCTCTCCACAGGCCAATGGCAAGGAGAAGGTGGAAACAACATACACAGGCCCACTTGATGTGGAGTTGGCAGAAAACATGATGGCTTGCGATCCAGAAGGCTCTCTTGTAGTTCACACCACCAAGCAGTATCCAAATGAGGATGCAACAGCATTCCATGTGTTTGGCAGAGTTTTGTCAGGAACGCTGCATGCCAATCAAGATGTCCGAGTGCTTGGTGAAAAATATACTTTGATGGATGAGGAAGACTCTCGTATATTAACAGTCGGTCGCTTGTGGGTTCATGAGGGAAGGTACAGTATTGAAGTAAATGCTGTACCTGCTGGTAATTGGGTTTTGATTGAAGGTATTGATGAACCTATTGTAAAAACAGCAACCATCACAGATCTTCCCCCAAGCAGTGAACTACACATCTTCAGGCCACTGAAATTCAACACACAGTCAGTTATAAAGATTGCAGTAGAACCTGTGAATCCATCAGAATTGCCAAAGATGTTGGATGGTCTTCGTAAGGTAAACAAATCATACCCATTGTTGAGCAACAAAGTAGAGGAATCTGGTGAACACATTATTCTTGGTACTGGAGAATTATACCTTGACTGTGTCATGCACGACCTGCGGAAGATGTACTCAGAAATTGACATTAAAGTAGCTGATCCTGTAGTGAGCTTCTGTGAGACTGTTGTAGATACTTCGTCTCTGAAGTGTTTTGCTGAGACGCCGAACAAGAGAAACAAGATCACCATGATTGCTGAGCCGTTGGAGAGAGGCCTGGCAGAGGACATTGAAGGAGAAGTAGTACAAATTAACTGGGACAGAAGACGACTGGGTGAGTTCTTCCAGACAAGGTATGACTGGGATGTGTTGGCTGCCAGGTCCATCTGGTCTTTTGGTCCAGATCACAGTGGTCCCAACATTCTTGTAGATGACACCCTGCCATCAGAGGTCGACAAGAATCTTCTGTCGTCAGTTAGGGATTCTATTGTTCAAGGTTTCCAGTGGGGAACAAGGGAAGGACCCCTTTGTGAAGAGCCTATCAGAAATTGTAAGTTCAAGATTCTCGATGCTGTAATTGCAGAGGAACCACTGCATCGTGGTGGTGGCCAGGTCATTCCAACAGCCAGAAGAGTAGCATACTCTGCTTTCCTGATGGCAACGCCACGTCTTATGGAGCCCTATTACTTTGTAGAGATTCAGGCCCCAGCAGATTGTGTGTCATCGGTCTACACAGTGCTGACCAAACGGCGAGGTCACGTGACTCAGGATGCGCCTGTGGCTGGCTCTCCCCTGTACACCATCAAGGCCTTCATCCCCGCCATTGATTCCTTCGGCTTCGAGACAGATCTCCGGATGCACACCCAGGGCCAGGCCTTCTGTCTGAGTGTGTTCCACCACTGGCAGATTGTGCCTGGCGACCCTCTGGACAAGAGCATCGTCATCCGGCCCCTGGAGCCCCAGCCAGCCACTCACTTGGCCCGTGAGTTCATGATCAAGACGCGCCGAAGGAAGGGCCTCTCGGAGGATGTGTCCATCAATAAGTTCTTCGACGACCCTATGTTGCTGGAACTGGCCAGACAGGATGTCACTCTCAACTATGCATAG